One part of the Salvelinus fontinalis isolate EN_2023a chromosome 4, ASM2944872v1, whole genome shotgun sequence genome encodes these proteins:
- the LOC129854152 gene encoding neuropilin and tolloid-like protein 2 isoform X2, giving the protein MHIESISQNEGSPPQNLNECGIWVRNINGGVFTSPSYPNTYPPNKECVYILEALPRQRIQLAFDKNYYMEPSFECRFDHIEVRDGPFGFSPIIDRFCGSKNPGLVTSTGRFMWIKFSSDEELEGVGFRIKYTFIADPDFHLHVGGLLNPIPDCQFEIGGYDGVIRSSQVEEEDKIKTGDALDCIWTIRAPPQSKIYIRFLEYQMEHSNECNKNFVAVYDGSSAIENLKAKFCSTVANDVMLTNGVGVVRMWADEKSRLSRFQMLFTSFVDPPCNSNTFFCHSNMCINNSLVCNGVQNCVYPWDENHCKEKKSNGLFHQITNTHGTVIGVSSGVVLVLLIISILVQMKQPRKKLVARRPVFNKAGFQEVFDPPHYELFSLRDKEISSDLADLSEELESYHKLRRSSTTSRCVHEHHCGLQASGGSMKQSRTTLSSMELSYHNDFSKPPPMKTFNSTYKKSCYGYKQTHDCAEKVIEDRVMEEIPCEIYVRGGAAGPSSGPGGCGTLSSRNGGRNNTSIVDPQQRSMSMDF; this is encoded by the exons AGTCCATTTCTCAGAATGAAGGCAGTCCACCTCAGAATCTTAACGAATGTGGCATCTGGGTCCGCAACATCAACGGGGGAGTCTTCACGTCCCCCAGCTACCCCAACACATATCCCCCTAACAAGGAGTGTGTTTACATCTTGGAAG cTCTCCCTCGTCAAAGAATCCAGTTGGCCTTTGATAAGAACTACTACATGGAGCCCTCCTTTGAGTGCCGGTTTGATCACATCGAGGTACGGGACGGTCCGTTCGGCTTCTCACCGATCATCGACCGCTTCTGTGGGTCGAAGAACCCAGGCCTGGTCACCTCCACGGGCCGCTTCATGTGGATCAAGTTCAGCAGCGACGAGGAGCTGGAGGGTGTTGGGTTCCGTATCAAATACACCTTTATAGCAG ACCCAGATTTTCATCTGCACGTGGGTGGACTGTTAAACCCGATTCCAG atTGTCAGTTTGAGATTGGTGGCTATGATGGTGTTATCCGCTCCAgtcaggtagaagaggaggaTAAGATTAAGACTGGTGACGCTCTGGACTGTATCTGGACCATCCGCGCTCCTCCTCAGTCCAAG ATTTACATTCGGTTCCTGGAATACCAGATGGAGCACTCCAACGAGTGCAACAAGAACTTTGTGGCGGTGTACGACGGCAGCAGTGCCATCGAAAACCTAAAGGCCAAGTTCTGCAGCACCGTGGCTAATGACGTCATGCTAACCAACGGGGTGGGAGTGGTGAGGATGTGGGCCGACGAGAAGAGTCGACTCAGCCGCTTCCAGATGCTCTTCACCTCATTTGTCGACC CCCCATGCAATAGCAACACATTCTTTTGCCATAGCAACATGTGCATCAATAACTCCTTGGTGTGTAATGGGGTACAGAACTGTGTCTACCCCTGGGATGAGAACCATTGTAAGG AGAAAAAATCCAATGGCCTGTTCCATCAGATCACTAATACCCACGGCACGGTGATCGGTGTGTCTTCAGGCGTGGTTCTAGTCCTACTCATCATCTCCATCCTGGTCCAGATGAAGCAGCCCAGGAAGAAGTTGGTAGCTCGCCGGCCAGTCTTCAACAAGGCTGGCTTCCAGGAGGTCTTTGACCCTCCCCACTACGAGCTGTTCTCCCTCCGTGACAAGGAGATCTCCTCTGACCTGGCCGACCTATCAGAGGAGCTGGAGAGCTACCACAAGCTGCGCCGCTCCTCCACCACGTCGCGCTGTGTCCACGAGCACCATTGTGGCTTGCAGGCCTCGGGGGGCAGCATGAAGCAGAGCCGCACCACCCTCAGCTCCATGGAGCTCTCCTACCACAACGACTTCTCCAAGCCCCCGCCCATGAAGACCTTTAACAGCACCTATAAGAAAAGCTGCTACGGCTACAAACAGACTCATGATTGCGCCGAGAAGGTCATTGAAGACCGCGTCATGGAAGAGATCCCCTGTGAGATCTACGTCCGCGGCGGTGCGGCCGGGCCAAGTTCTGGACCAGGAGGCTGTGGCACCCTCAGCTCCCGCAACGGGGGCCGCAATAACACCAGCATCGTCGACCCCCAGCAGCGCTCAATGTCCATGGACTTCTAG
- the LOC129854152 gene encoding neuropilin and tolloid-like protein 2 isoform X3, which produces MHIALPRQRIQLAFDKNYYMEPSFECRFDHIEVRDGPFGFSPIIDRFCGSKNPGLVTSTGRFMWIKFSSDEELEGVGFRIKYTFIADPDFHLHVGGLLNPIPDCQFEIGGYDGVIRSSQVEEEDKIKTGDALDCIWTIRAPPQSKIYIRFLEYQMEHSNECNKNFVAVYDGSSAIENLKAKFCSTVANDVMLTNGVGVVRMWADEKSRLSRFQMLFTSFVDPPCNSNTFFCHSNMCINNSLVCNGVQNCVYPWDENHCKEKKSNGLFHQITNTHGTVIGVSSGVVLVLLIISILVQMKQPRKKLVARRPVFNKAGFQEVFDPPHYELFSLRDKEISSDLADLSEELESYHKLRRSSTTSRCVHEHHCGLQASGGSMKQSRTTLSSMELSYHNDFSKPPPMKTFNSTYKKSCYGYKQTHDCAEKVIEDRVMEEIPCEIYVRGGAAGPSSGPGGCGTLSSRNGGRNNTSIVDPQQRSMSMDF; this is translated from the exons cTCTCCCTCGTCAAAGAATCCAGTTGGCCTTTGATAAGAACTACTACATGGAGCCCTCCTTTGAGTGCCGGTTTGATCACATCGAGGTACGGGACGGTCCGTTCGGCTTCTCACCGATCATCGACCGCTTCTGTGGGTCGAAGAACCCAGGCCTGGTCACCTCCACGGGCCGCTTCATGTGGATCAAGTTCAGCAGCGACGAGGAGCTGGAGGGTGTTGGGTTCCGTATCAAATACACCTTTATAGCAG ACCCAGATTTTCATCTGCACGTGGGTGGACTGTTAAACCCGATTCCAG atTGTCAGTTTGAGATTGGTGGCTATGATGGTGTTATCCGCTCCAgtcaggtagaagaggaggaTAAGATTAAGACTGGTGACGCTCTGGACTGTATCTGGACCATCCGCGCTCCTCCTCAGTCCAAG ATTTACATTCGGTTCCTGGAATACCAGATGGAGCACTCCAACGAGTGCAACAAGAACTTTGTGGCGGTGTACGACGGCAGCAGTGCCATCGAAAACCTAAAGGCCAAGTTCTGCAGCACCGTGGCTAATGACGTCATGCTAACCAACGGGGTGGGAGTGGTGAGGATGTGGGCCGACGAGAAGAGTCGACTCAGCCGCTTCCAGATGCTCTTCACCTCATTTGTCGACC CCCCATGCAATAGCAACACATTCTTTTGCCATAGCAACATGTGCATCAATAACTCCTTGGTGTGTAATGGGGTACAGAACTGTGTCTACCCCTGGGATGAGAACCATTGTAAGG AGAAAAAATCCAATGGCCTGTTCCATCAGATCACTAATACCCACGGCACGGTGATCGGTGTGTCTTCAGGCGTGGTTCTAGTCCTACTCATCATCTCCATCCTGGTCCAGATGAAGCAGCCCAGGAAGAAGTTGGTAGCTCGCCGGCCAGTCTTCAACAAGGCTGGCTTCCAGGAGGTCTTTGACCCTCCCCACTACGAGCTGTTCTCCCTCCGTGACAAGGAGATCTCCTCTGACCTGGCCGACCTATCAGAGGAGCTGGAGAGCTACCACAAGCTGCGCCGCTCCTCCACCACGTCGCGCTGTGTCCACGAGCACCATTGTGGCTTGCAGGCCTCGGGGGGCAGCATGAAGCAGAGCCGCACCACCCTCAGCTCCATGGAGCTCTCCTACCACAACGACTTCTCCAAGCCCCCGCCCATGAAGACCTTTAACAGCACCTATAAGAAAAGCTGCTACGGCTACAAACAGACTCATGATTGCGCCGAGAAGGTCATTGAAGACCGCGTCATGGAAGAGATCCCCTGTGAGATCTACGTCCGCGGCGGTGCGGCCGGGCCAAGTTCTGGACCAGGAGGCTGTGGCACCCTCAGCTCCCGCAACGGGGGCCGCAATAACACCAGCATCGTCGACCCCCAGCAGCGCTCAATGTCCATGGACTTCTAG
- the LOC129854153 gene encoding dnaJ homolog subfamily A member 2-like — MANVVDTKLYDILGVSPTATENELKKSYRKLAKEYHPDKNPNAGDKFKEISFAYEVLTNPEKKELYDRYGEQGLREGGGGGGGMDDIFSHIFGGGLFGFMGGQGRSRNGGRRRGEDMVHPLKVSLEDLYNGKTTKLQLSKNVLCGTCNGQGGKTGAVQKCVACRGRGMRIMIRQLAPGMVQQMQSVCTDCNGEGEVINEKDRCKKCEGKKVSKEVKILEVHVDKGMKHGQKITFGGEADQAPGVEPGDIVLVLQEKEHETYKREAHDLHMTHKIGLVEALCGFQFTLKHLDGRQIVVKYAAGKVIEPGSVRVVRGEGMPQYRNPFEKGDLYIKFDVRFPDNNWISPDKLNELEDLLPTRAEAPIVSGDAEEVDLQDYDVSQGSSGGRREAYNDSSDDEGGHHGPGVQCAHQ; from the exons ATGGCGAACGTTGTCGATACTAAATTATATGACATCCTAGGGGTGTCCCCCACTGCCACTGAAAATGAGTTGAAAAAG TCATACCGGAAGCTAGCAAAGGAATATCACCCCGACAAAAACCCAAATGCTGGCGACAAG TTCAAGGAGATCAGTTTTGCATATGAAGTGTTGACTAATCCAGAGAAGAAGGAGCTGTATGATCGCTATGGGGAGCAGGGACTGCgggaaggaggtggaggtggtgggggaATGGATGACATCTTTTCACACATCTTCGGCGGTGGACTTTTTGGCTTCATGGGCGGACAGGGGCGCAGCCGAAATGGTGGTAGacgaagaggagaggacatggttcACCCACTCAA AGTTTCACTTGAAGACCTGTACAATGGAAAAACAACTAAACTGCAGCTGAGCAAGAATGTTCTTTGTGGCACTTGTAATGG CCAGGGTGGGAAGACTGGCGCAGTTCAGAAGTGTGTGGCCTGCAGGGGGCGTGGTATGCGCATCATGATCAGACAGTTGGCTCCTGGGATGGTCCAACAGATGCAGTCCGTTTGTACTGATTGTAATGGAGAAG GTGAGGTCATCAACGAGAAAGACCGCTGTAAAAAGTGCGAGGGCAAGAAGGTTAGTAAGGAGGTGAAAATCCTGGAGGTCCATGTCGACAAAGGCATGAAGCATGGGCAGAAGATCACCTTCGGAGGAGAAGCTGACCAGGCACCTGGGGTTGAGCCAGGAGACATTGTCCTCGTCCTGCAAGAGAAAGAGCATGAG ACATACAAAAGAGAGGCCCATGACCTGCACATGACCCATAAGATTGGCCTTGTTGAAGCGCTTTGTGGATTCCAGTTTACGTTGAAACACTTAGATGGCAGACAGATTGTAGTCAAGTACGCTGCTGGCAAAGTTATTGAGCCAG GCTCGGTCAGAGTTGTGCGAGGCGAGGGGATGCCACAGTACCGTAATCCATTTGAAAAGGGAGACCTGTATATTAAATTTGATGTGCGGTTCCCAGACAACAACTGGATCAGCCCCGATAAACTCAAT GAGCTGGAGGACTTGCTGCCAACACGTGCCGAGGCTCCCATAGTGTCTGGGGACGCGGAGGAGGTGGACCTGCAGGACTACGACGTCAGCCAGGGCTCGTCTGGAGGACGACGTGAGGCCTACAACGACAGCTCAGACGATGAAGGAGGCCACCACGGCCCTGGAGTGCAGTGTGCCCACCAGTAA
- the LOC129854152 gene encoding neuropilin and tolloid-like protein 2 isoform X1, whose product MHIAWVLLILIEEGFALAQRTKESISQNEGSPPQNLNECGIWVRNINGGVFTSPSYPNTYPPNKECVYILEALPRQRIQLAFDKNYYMEPSFECRFDHIEVRDGPFGFSPIIDRFCGSKNPGLVTSTGRFMWIKFSSDEELEGVGFRIKYTFIADPDFHLHVGGLLNPIPDCQFEIGGYDGVIRSSQVEEEDKIKTGDALDCIWTIRAPPQSKIYIRFLEYQMEHSNECNKNFVAVYDGSSAIENLKAKFCSTVANDVMLTNGVGVVRMWADEKSRLSRFQMLFTSFVDPPCNSNTFFCHSNMCINNSLVCNGVQNCVYPWDENHCKEKKSNGLFHQITNTHGTVIGVSSGVVLVLLIISILVQMKQPRKKLVARRPVFNKAGFQEVFDPPHYELFSLRDKEISSDLADLSEELESYHKLRRSSTTSRCVHEHHCGLQASGGSMKQSRTTLSSMELSYHNDFSKPPPMKTFNSTYKKSCYGYKQTHDCAEKVIEDRVMEEIPCEIYVRGGAAGPSSGPGGCGTLSSRNGGRNNTSIVDPQQRSMSMDF is encoded by the exons AGTCCATTTCTCAGAATGAAGGCAGTCCACCTCAGAATCTTAACGAATGTGGCATCTGGGTCCGCAACATCAACGGGGGAGTCTTCACGTCCCCCAGCTACCCCAACACATATCCCCCTAACAAGGAGTGTGTTTACATCTTGGAAG cTCTCCCTCGTCAAAGAATCCAGTTGGCCTTTGATAAGAACTACTACATGGAGCCCTCCTTTGAGTGCCGGTTTGATCACATCGAGGTACGGGACGGTCCGTTCGGCTTCTCACCGATCATCGACCGCTTCTGTGGGTCGAAGAACCCAGGCCTGGTCACCTCCACGGGCCGCTTCATGTGGATCAAGTTCAGCAGCGACGAGGAGCTGGAGGGTGTTGGGTTCCGTATCAAATACACCTTTATAGCAG ACCCAGATTTTCATCTGCACGTGGGTGGACTGTTAAACCCGATTCCAG atTGTCAGTTTGAGATTGGTGGCTATGATGGTGTTATCCGCTCCAgtcaggtagaagaggaggaTAAGATTAAGACTGGTGACGCTCTGGACTGTATCTGGACCATCCGCGCTCCTCCTCAGTCCAAG ATTTACATTCGGTTCCTGGAATACCAGATGGAGCACTCCAACGAGTGCAACAAGAACTTTGTGGCGGTGTACGACGGCAGCAGTGCCATCGAAAACCTAAAGGCCAAGTTCTGCAGCACCGTGGCTAATGACGTCATGCTAACCAACGGGGTGGGAGTGGTGAGGATGTGGGCCGACGAGAAGAGTCGACTCAGCCGCTTCCAGATGCTCTTCACCTCATTTGTCGACC CCCCATGCAATAGCAACACATTCTTTTGCCATAGCAACATGTGCATCAATAACTCCTTGGTGTGTAATGGGGTACAGAACTGTGTCTACCCCTGGGATGAGAACCATTGTAAGG AGAAAAAATCCAATGGCCTGTTCCATCAGATCACTAATACCCACGGCACGGTGATCGGTGTGTCTTCAGGCGTGGTTCTAGTCCTACTCATCATCTCCATCCTGGTCCAGATGAAGCAGCCCAGGAAGAAGTTGGTAGCTCGCCGGCCAGTCTTCAACAAGGCTGGCTTCCAGGAGGTCTTTGACCCTCCCCACTACGAGCTGTTCTCCCTCCGTGACAAGGAGATCTCCTCTGACCTGGCCGACCTATCAGAGGAGCTGGAGAGCTACCACAAGCTGCGCCGCTCCTCCACCACGTCGCGCTGTGTCCACGAGCACCATTGTGGCTTGCAGGCCTCGGGGGGCAGCATGAAGCAGAGCCGCACCACCCTCAGCTCCATGGAGCTCTCCTACCACAACGACTTCTCCAAGCCCCCGCCCATGAAGACCTTTAACAGCACCTATAAGAAAAGCTGCTACGGCTACAAACAGACTCATGATTGCGCCGAGAAGGTCATTGAAGACCGCGTCATGGAAGAGATCCCCTGTGAGATCTACGTCCGCGGCGGTGCGGCCGGGCCAAGTTCTGGACCAGGAGGCTGTGGCACCCTCAGCTCCCGCAACGGGGGCCGCAATAACACCAGCATCGTCGACCCCCAGCAGCGCTCAATGTCCATGGACTTCTAG